Genomic segment of Phreatobacter oligotrophus:
GGGCGGCCGCGCCGCCCGCCGGGGTTTCAGGAGATGCGCTCCACGGCCAGCGCCACGCCCTGGCCGACGCCGACACACATGGTGGCGAGGCCATAGCGGCCGCCGGTTTTCTCCAGCTGGTGCACGGCGGTGGCGGCGATGCGCGCGCCCGACATGCCGAGCGGATGGCCGAGCGCGATGGCGCCGCCATTCGGGTTCACATGGTCTGCATCCTCCGGCACGCCGATACCGCGCAGCACGGCGATGCCCTGGCTGGCGAAGGCCTCGTTGAGCTCGATCACGTCGAAGTCCGACACCTTGATGCCGAGACGCTCGACCAGCTTCTTCACCGCGGGAATCGGCCCGATGCCCATGATCCGAGGCGGCACGCCGGCCGAGGCCGCGCCGAGGATGCGGGCCCGCGGGGTGAGGCCGTATTTCTTCACGGCTTCCGCCGAGGCGATGATCATGGCGGCGGCGCCGTCATTGACGCCCGAGGCATTGCCGGCGGTCACCGTGCCGGGCTGGCGCACGAAGGCCTTCAGCTTGGCGAGGCCTTCCGCCGTCGTCTCGGGGCGCGGATGCTCGTCCTTGTCGACGATGATCGGGCCGGCCTTGCCGCCGGGGATCTCCACCGCAACGATCTCCTCGGCGAAATAGCCGGAGGCCATGGCGCGGCCCGCCCGCTGCTGCGAGCGCAGCGCGAAGGCGTCCTGGTCGTCGCGCGAGACCTGGAACTCCTCGGCGACGTTTTCGCCGGTCTCCGGCATGGAATCGACGCCGTACTGCGCCTTCATCAGCGGGTTGATGAAGCGCCAGCCGATGGTCGTGTCGAAAATGTCGGCGGAGCGCGAGAAGGCCTCGGCGGCCTTGCCCATGACGAAGGGCGCGCGGGTCATGCTCTCGACGCCGCCGGCAATGGCGAGGTCGATCTCGCCGGCGCGGATGGCGCGGGCGGCAGCGCCCACCGCATCGAGGCCGGAGGCGCAGAGCCGGTTGACGGTCATGGCCGGCACGCTGTCGGGGAGCCCCGAGAGGAGCGCCGCCATGCGGGCGACGTTGCGGTTGTCCTCGCCGGCCTGGTTGGCGCAGCCGAAGACGATCTCGTCGATGGCGCCGGCGATCTGCGGATGGCGGGCGATGAGCGCCTTCAGCGGCACCGCCGCGAGGTCGTCGGCGCGCACCTTGGCCAGCGCCCCGCCATAGCGGCCGATCGGCGTGCGGACGGCGTCGCAGATGAAGGCGTCAGCCATGATGCTCTCCCTGTCGCGGCCCGGGGCCGCCATCGCGTTCTTGTTGGCGCGGCCGCGTCAGGCCGCGTGGGCCGCCTTGGTGCGGGCGTGGAGGTCGCGCAGGACCGACAGCTCCGTGTCGTCGGGAGCCGGCGTCTCGCGCACTTCGGCGGCGAACTTCACCGGCCAGCCGCAATTCTCCTGGATCTGCTCGCGCGTCACGCCCGGATGGATGGAGGTGACGGTAAGCTCGCTCGTCTCCGGATCGGGCTCGAAGATGCAGAGGTCGGTGATGAGCTGCGTCGGGCCGCGGGTCTTCACCCCCAGCGCCTCGCGCGAGCCCTTGCCGGTGCCGTGGCCGAGCGAGGTGATGAAGGGCAGCTTGTCCATGAAGGCGCGCTGGCCCATGGCCATGATGATGAAGATCTGGCCGCAATTGATGGCGATCTCCGGCGCGCCGCCGCCGCCCGGCAAGCGCACCTTCGGCGCGTCATAGGGGCCGACAACCGTCGTGTTGAGATTGCCGAAGCGGTCGATCTGCGCGCCGCCGAGGAAGCCGATGGTGATGCGTCCGCCCTGCAGCCAGTAGCGGAACATCTCCGGCACCGAGACGGTGGTCAGCGCCGTGTCGCAGAGCTCGCCGTCGCCGATGGAGAGCGGCAGGACGGTCGGGCGCGTCGACAGCGTGCCGCTTTCATAGATCAGCGTGATCTTCGGCGCGTGGGTGAGGCGGGCGAGGTTGCAGGCGGCCGAGGGCGCGCCGATGCCGACGAAGCAGACGTCGTCGTT
This window contains:
- a CDS encoding CoA-transferase subunit beta; this translates as MSAYTPNEIMTIAAARLLSNDDVCFVGIGAPSAACNLARLTHAPKITLIYESGTLSTRPTVLPLSIGDGELCDTALTTVSVPEMFRYWLQGGRITIGFLGGAQIDRFGNLNTTVVGPYDAPKVRLPGGGGAPEIAINCGQIFIIMAMGQRAFMDKLPFITSLGHGTGKGSREALGVKTRGPTQLITDLCIFEPDPETSELTVTSIHPGVTREQIQENCGWPVKFAAEVRETPAPDDTELSVLRDLHARTKAAHAA
- the pcaF gene encoding 3-oxoadipyl-CoA thiolase, giving the protein MADAFICDAVRTPIGRYGGALAKVRADDLAAVPLKALIARHPQIAGAIDEIVFGCANQAGEDNRNVARMAALLSGLPDSVPAMTVNRLCASGLDAVGAAARAIRAGEIDLAIAGGVESMTRAPFVMGKAAEAFSRSADIFDTTIGWRFINPLMKAQYGVDSMPETGENVAEEFQVSRDDQDAFALRSQQRAGRAMASGYFAEEIVAVEIPGGKAGPIIVDKDEHPRPETTAEGLAKLKAFVRQPGTVTAGNASGVNDGAAAMIIASAEAVKKYGLTPRARILGAASAGVPPRIMGIGPIPAVKKLVERLGIKVSDFDVIELNEAFASQGIAVLRGIGVPEDADHVNPNGGAIALGHPLGMSGARIAATAVHQLEKTGGRYGLATMCVGVGQGVALAVERIS